The genomic region TTTACGAGTCCGGTATTAATGTCCCAGCCTGGATTGCTAAACAGATTCATCTTTGCCGATCCTGGGTATAGCCAGACAACGTAATGTGAACCTGTCTCAAGGTCAACGCGCCCGCGGATGCCACCTGGAAAGTTGGCGACCGCTGTGTGCCGTAAATCAACCTCTACGTCATAGTCTGTCCATTTGCTTGGATCACCGGCGTTTAGTCCTTCGCCGGTAAAATTAAACTGAGAGATTGCCTCGCTCCACACAAGCCCTTGTGGGTCAAAAGTGACAAAAGTTTCCCCTTTCTTTATACCCCAGAAAACCTTGCTATCTGGATTCTGAGGGGAGCGTTCCCATCCTACTGTATCGCCATCTTCAAAGTCATCAAGGATTTCTCCACTAAAGCTAACGGGAACCGATACAAAAATCAAGATTGAAATAGAAATAACAAGTTGAGTGAGCGAAAAATTTTTTGCACGTAACATCTCTATCTCCTTTAATGCTTTCATTATGTCAGGTTGGATTTTGTTGCATTTCGCCTGCGTCGAGTGTTATTGTATCCCATACATCCGCTTTGCCGGTCTGCAATCGCCATGAAAACGTGAGGGGTGAATCACCCCCGTTGTAGAAGACGACCTCTGCCTTCTTTTCTGTTCCGAGAATAGGTCGTACCAGAGAGAGAAGCGTCTGTGGATGGCTTTGCTGATCGCCGTGTCGAACTTCCAGAAGCGGTGTAACTTCACTCTGAACCTCACGCGTGCCGAGAAGCAGAGGACCATAACACGCTGTGACCGCGCCTTGCCCCCAATTCCGTCCGTGTCCCGCTGCAATTGAGCAGACTGCGCCGCCCATATCGGCGTGTTCCCGTCCACCTCGTAACACACGTCTTGCGATACGGAGGCGCGTCGCAGCACTTTGCAATGCTCGCATCGCATAAGCAATCTGTCCCGTAACTTGATAGGCGAGTGTTAAGGTCGCCGTTGAGGGTTCCTGAATCGGTTTCACAGATCCGTCATCTGACCATTCTCCCCAATATGCCATATCCGATCGCTTGCCGACACCGGGTTCCCGACGGCGTGTTTCTTGCGGGAAAATCAACGCCAGCAGCTCGGGCGGTTCATCAGGAAGTTCTACCAATCCTGCACGGATGTCCTCATCAAATTGGGTATCCTCGAATGTCCAACGGTAGTAACTCAGTGCTGCCGCTGCCGGATCGTTATATGGATCGCTCAACGAAGACACTAACGGTTCTACAATCCGTTTCGCCGCCGTTTTGAAAATCTCTTCTCCAGATAGCAGATAGAGATCGCCGAGTGCATAAATAGCACCAGAAGCCAGTAAGACTTCAATGCCAACGAGCGGGTCACCAGGGATGTGGTGCGTACTTGCGGTGAGTCGATTTAAATTCTTCTCATTGACGGCTGCTTCGTCGAGTCCCTCTCCGTCGTGCGTCCAGAGCAGTGGCATCGGGTCCGGTGCCGCAATAAGCTGCTCAGCGCGTTTGCTTCCATACCGTAACGCCCACGTCAGGTAACGTTCTTCACCCGTCACACGATATGCCGCGATTGCAATATGGATAAATCGGAAATGTTCCGCCATTTCATACGCGTTCTTTTCATCGTTCGCTACATCTCGACTACCAATGTTATAGCCGATGAACGTATCTCGGTCGTAATCATACCACGGCGGAATCTCTGGCACCCAATTCCCGATGTGTTCCGCCGCATCCGTCAAAAGCATGATCGCTTCTGTATCTTTCGGCATCAGACCGATGTAACGAGGCAAGAAAAGGAGAAATGGTTCCGGTCCGTGATGTGCTTCCGCCTTCGGTTCGTAGCCGTGAAGGCAATCGCGTTTCACCCAACCGAGCAGTGCTGCCTTCAGTGTATCAAAGTGCTGTAGCACGGTCGCATCACCCGTGATTAAATAGTGTGGAAACCACGCGAGCGCGTAGTTCGCTTCATCTTCGCCACCGTCGTTTGGACCGGGTGGATCGAGCAGCATGCTCTGTTTCAACCACCGTCCCATTTCGTTTCTAAGTGTACTGTATGCCTCGTAGCATTCGTGGATAATGCCGTTCATTGCTCTCTCCTACAGCAGTGATTTCACAAATTCGATGCTTCGTTTCGCTATCGTCTGTGGATCTGGATTGAAGTCGAAAACCTCTGTGGAGACATAGCCACTATAGTCAATCTCTTTCAGTGCCTCGATGATGGGTGGATAGTCTACGTTTCCAGAACCGGGCAGATAGCCGTTATCGTCGTTGGAGTGGAAATGCGCAACGTGCTTCGCGTGGTTACGGATCTGCGTCGGCATATCCAAACCCTCTTTTGCTGTGCTGCAGACATCCAGAATCATCTGGAAATTCGGGTGATTGACAGCGTTCACCATCTCAGCTGCTTTGTCGGGGTTCGTAATGAAGTTCGTCTGGTCGCTTGACAAGGGTTCCATGCACAACATCACGTCTCTTTCGCCTGCGAGTGCCGCGCTTTCTGAGAAAGTCGCACGCGCATATTCCCACGCCTCTTCAAATGAGAGCGGCTCCATCACGTTCCGTTGTTGTGGCGAACCGATCACCATCACTTTACCGCCTAAATCCGCACATAAGTTAATCAGTGCGAGGAAATAGTCCCGCGTTTCCTCACGAATCTCCGCCTCTGGGTGGTTAACATACAGTCCCGGTGGTGAGACAAGCAGCCAGTGGAGTCCGGCAATCTCTATCTTCGCACTTTCTGCTGCTTTGCGGATGCGTGTACGTTCGGCATCACTGATGTCTAAGACCGAGTCTGCTAAGGTGAACGGCGCGATCTCGACCGCCTCGTAACCGAGTTCAGCAGCATAAGTGAAAACATCTTCGATTTTCCAATTTTCAAACATTTCGTTGCATATTGCAATTTTCATTCTGTGTCCTACTTTCATTTTTCTTCTATTCTAAAGGGACGGTGCTTTTTTGTCAAATTTCGCTTCAGGTAGGAGGGAATTCCGATTCCCGACTCTCCTTCTAAAACGTGAGTGCAACCTACAAATGGATCTTTGGTATTGTTCAGAAACGTCGCACCGCCTCAAGGCTCCAGAACCGCGGTTCATTGACATAGCCAGTCAGATTGTTGAAGTCGATACCGCCAGTCGGAGATGTATCGTTGAGGATGTTGCGCCCGATAATTGCCACCTCTACGTCGGCGTGTGGGAGTAGACAGGCGAGCCGGACCCCGCCTTCCAAGAGCCAATCATCGGCATATTCCACAGAATCGTAGAGAAAGAACCGCACGCGGCTGCGATACGCCCAGTCCGTCGATGCGATGAGACGAACACCTGCCGGAAGTTCGAGCATATAGCGCAGCGTCACATCTGCGATCCAACCCGGTGCTTGTGGCAGACCGTTACCGTCGATGGAAAAAGTTCCCTCGGCAGTGCCGCGCGGATCCAATACCGTACACGGTGCTCCACAGCCTTGTATCGCCAAATTCGGATCGTCAATGCGTGTTTGATTGTAACTGAGTCCCGCTGAAACCTCCAGTGCCGTGATGGGTAAGAAAGCTAATTCCACCTCAACACCGCGCCCAATCGTACGCTCAGCGTTCACCAACCGATTGAAGTTTGTCTCTCCACCCACCGCAGTGAGCTGCTGGTCTTGCATGAAGTAGTGGAACGCTGCCATATTCAGGTGCAGCCGCTGCTCCCACAAACGTAACTTTGTGCCACCTTCAAACGAGAGAATGGTCTCTGTGTCCGCCACCGTAACGGTGTCCCCAAACAGTAAGCGTCCCTGAATGCTCGGTGCGCGGAATCCTCTCGCCGCACGTAGATATGTCTGCACGTTAGGAGACACGCTATAACGCAGACTCAGATCACCACTCCACACCGTATCCTCAGGATTCCGGTGGATAGGCGCGAGTGGACCTGCCCCCGTAACCGCAGGTGCTGCTTCTCGCCACGCTGTATAGTCCTTTACATCATGAGACAATCTCAGTCCGGCTCCCAACTCCAAATCCTCAAGCATTTGGAAGGTCAACGCCGCGAATGCCGCTTGTGCTGTGGCTTCCTGCTCTTGACGTGCTACGCCGTCCAATGCACCGCCAGCCAGCGTATTGTAGTTCAAATCTTCCATCTCTACGAACTCACGGAAATAGTACAATCCGAACTGATAGGTGAGACGACGCGCTGCCGGACTCATCAGGCGGACTTCTTGACTCAATTGGCTGAGTGAGGGAATACCGGACGCGGTTTCAGAAGGAAAGGGTATCTCGCCGGGACCACTCGGTGGACTGAACACTGCACCGTAACCGCCATCGATGTCGCCGCGCGAAAAATTAGTAAGGCGTTCCAATCCTGTCAGCGAAATTAGTTGGAAGTCTCCAATGTCGTAGCGCACTTCAGCAGCGAAGCCTTGTGTGCGCAGCGTTTGCTCGTTGCGTCCGTCGTGCGCGATTCGGTCACGGGCAAAATCTTTTACCAAACCGCCTTCACCCGGCGACAAGATATTCGCTCGAAACAGACGTGCAGTCCCGTCGAGATCGCGAGCGTGGAACTTGAGGCGTGCTTCCAATTCCGGCATAGGGGTCCACAACAACTGGATACGACCCGCCAGGTCGCGATGTCCGCCTAAAGCACTTTCCGCGCCTGCGTGTCCGTTGTTTACCCAGTCGTCCCGCCACTGCGCAAGTAGTGAGAGTCGAGCGGAGAGCACAGACGGAACGAGCGGACCTGAAATCGCCCCTTCAAAATTACTCGTGTTAAATCGTCCGTAACCCAACCTGCCGTATCCTTCCAGTGTCTGTGTAGGACGCGCCGATTCAAATTTCACAGTGCCAGCGGGTGTATTGCGTCCGAACAGGGTGCCTTGTGGTCCCCGTAGCACCTCAATCCGATCCAAGTCAAAGGCAGGGAATCCTTTCAACAAAGCATTTTCAAGCACAACGCCATCGTAGAGCACCGAGACTGGCTGCGAAGCGTTGAGGTCGAAGTCCGTATTGCCGAGACCGCGGATATAGAAGCGTGGAAAGATCCGTCCAAACGACGACTCCATCTGAAAACTGGGGGTGCGGTTTGACAAGAAACGCACGTCCATACCCGATGAACGCAAGGTATCGAATCTCTCACCTTGGAGCGTCGAAACGGAGAGCGGGACTTCAAAAGACCGCTGCTCCCGCTTGCGGGCGGTAACCACGACCTCTTCCATTCTAATAACTTCGCCGGTTTCCTCCTCAGCAACAGTTGGTAAAGGTATAGATAGTATCATCAAGAAAGCCAAAGCATAAAAGTGTTTATTAAAGTTCATATTTTCCTCTAAACAGGGTGTGGAGGGTTTTTTGTAGAATAATGATATAGTGGCAGAAAATGCCGTATCTAACATTTGGTTGCGAACAATATTGAAGCATACTGACAAAAAAAAGTCAATCAACGTCTGATACGGGGGTGTGTAAATATTTTGGCAGCGATTCGTCCGTTGATGCGGCTTATGAAATATATCAAAGCCTCTCGGAGCAGGAGAAGAATTTTCTGCTCTTACGAAAACCTTTACGATCGCGTCCCAGACCGCATGGCGACTGATTTGTCTGTCAATTTCGAGATAATCGAGAATTCTTCTCCTTTCTTCTCCTGAATCGTTGTTTCTGTGCCGAGTTGATTGATGAAAAGCATCGTCAAGACAGATAGAGATATTGGCTGTGAAGCCTTTTCTGGGTGTCTCGCCGCGGGGTTGTGCGAACCCTTCTTTGTCCTTTTTTGAAGTTTTCAGCGTTTTCATTTTTTATCCCTTTAGATGTAAAAGGGCGAGGTTACATGAAGATTAAGAATTTAATCGGGTAATTTTTTCCGATGCCCGGTGCGGTTACAAACCGCACCTACCGGGTCTGAGGGAACATAGAATTACCCAAATATTTTATTAAACTTCATCAAACCTCGCCAGCCGTGGTGAGGTGTTTTGTGTTTTCCAAAGTGCCCTCTTATTTTCGGGTTTTACTATAGTTTCAATGAGGCGTGTTTGAAGAATCGTATTGGGTTCTGCAGAGATGGTCTGCTGTGTGCTAACGATTCAAATACGTTATGGGTATATTATAGCATATATATTAACATTTGTAAAGTTAAAACAAATTTAGTTATTAAGTTGGGTTTTAGTAGAACTTGTAATTGCTTATACACCAACGCAAGGGTGCCCCTTCCCGTAAAACACAAATTATGCATTTTTTTTCCCGGCTTTGCCCGCGAACGCCCTAAAAAAAGTCTTTTATATAACGTGAACTTGATAATAAAAATTGGGATATGACCGTAGGTTGGGTTGAGCGGTAAAAGACTAAAAAGTCCCCAGTTATACCGAGAACCCCCATGTGCCATAAACCCTTCCTGGAGATAAATATAGCGAAACCCAACAATCCACTCAAGTGTCGATAATGCGTTGGGTTTCACTGGGTTCTTGGCTGTATGTGCGGATATATGAGGTCTGATGTTCTTTGGGAGACCGGCATCTGATTTTCAACACCGTTCAACCCAACCTACAAGAACCCATCTCTTTTATCAAACTCACGTTTTTATATAGTATGGGATTGTGATTTATGACATTTTTTGCATTTTATGCACGAAAAGGGCTTAAAAAAGGAGTCTATATAAGTATAAAGATGTTCATGTCCAGCAGATGAAAGGGAGATTATGGCGTTACAGACCGAATTTGAGACGAACCATTCCTTTGGTGAAATCATCGGCAAAAGCGAAAAGATGCAGCAGGTGTTCGCCGAGATTCGAGTGGCGGCAACAGGCGATATTAGCGTCCTGATTCAAGGCGAAACCGGGACCGGTAAAGAACTGGTCGCAAAATCAATACACGATAACAGCCCGCGAAAAGCACGCCCTTTCGTTGGGATTAATTGTGCTGCGATACCAGCCGACTTGATTGAAAGTGAGTTATTTGGCCATGAGCACGGAGCTTTCACCGGGACAATTGAGCAGCGGATCGGATATTTTGAACAAGCGAACCCCGGAACGCTTTTTCTTGATGAAATTGGGGATATGCCACACACTTTGCAAAAGAAGTTGCTGCGTGTATTAGAAGAACGCGAATTTCAGAGGCTTGGTTACTGGCTGCTACGAATCAGGATTTAGATAATGCTATGAGAGAGGGACGTTTCCGTCCGGACTTGTACTATCGACTTGCGGCGTTTCGCATCATGGTTCCGCCGCTGAGAGAACGGCGCGAAGATATTCCTATCTTGGCACATCATTTCTTGGAAAAATTTGCCGCAGATGCCAAAAAACCCATGCGCACCATTTCTGATGATGCCTTACACGTGTTGATGCAGCATGACTTCCCCGGCAACGTGCGCGAACTGAAACACGCCATTGAAAGTGCTGTTTTGCGTGAGACGACAGACCAGCTGCAACGAAAGAGTCTCCCACCGCATCTGACACAAGAGGGTTCACAAGCCGCTACAAGCGACCCGACGGATACCACCGATATTCTTACGCTTAAGGAAGCTGAACGGAGAGCCATTATCCAAGCACTCGAAGCGACGGACGGTAATATCCCCGATGCAGCGCGGGCGTTGCGCATCGGTAGATCCACACTTTATCGGAAATTGGAGAAATATAACCTGCGACCGTAAAAATGTTGTCTCAATATGGGATACTGTTTCATATTGAGACAACACGCCGGAACCTGCTTTATCACAGGCTTTGAAACCTACACTGCTTCCAAATGTGTTCCATTTTGGGACACTCGACAAAAAACAACTTTAAGCGATCGCATCACACGGTGTACAGCCCGTATCCCGCGTGCCGCCTTGACGGATAAAGTTATAACAGGGCAATGATAAGAATGGTTTCACCTATTGGCACGATTTTTGCTTACTTAAATAACTTTGTTAAGCCAAACTCTTGAATAGGCGCGTTGCGCGTCTGTCCTGTTAATTGTTTGGATATAATTCGTGGAGACGTGCTATATTGATTCACGTCTCTTTTACATAAAGGAGAATTTTAGGATGATTAGAAATTTTTTCTCAATCCCGAATGTCATCGGTAAACTGATGATTGTCATGTTTTTCGCCGGCGGAGTTGTATTCGCTGGGGCATTTGATGGGTTTGTTGTAGAAACCAAAGCTTCCTGTTGCTGTGGCGGCGAAATGGATACTGCTCTCTTCTCAAGCAGTGAATGCTGCGACACGCGCACAAAAAGTTGTAAGAGCGGTTGTAATGAAGGCGAGGCAGGCAAATGTGGGCCAGACGCTGGTAACTCTCTTTGTGAGACTAAGGGTGATGAATATGAATATACAGGGACAGAAGAGTATTGTTGCGAGCCCGACTATAATGGCACCTGCGATACGTAACTCGAAATATGCGAGGAAACTGTTGTGTATAGAAAACCAGCTGATGGTGCTGATATAACGACCTGGGTGCCCCCTAACGGGGCAACTGCCCGATTAGGTCGCGGCGGAGTAAGTGGTAAAATGGCGTTTTCGCCCGATCGAACTTCTCTTGTCGTTGCAACCACAATCGGGTGCTGGTGGTATGACATCGCTGCAAGGCAACCGGTTGCCTTGTGGGCAACCGAAAGGGGGATGGTCTCTGCCATCTCCTTTTCCCGCGATGGGCGATGGATTGCCACAGGCAACTGGGATGGTATCGTTAAGGTGTGGGATTCACAAACCCTACAGTGCGTCGCTGAAATAGATGTCCCCGAACATCCGGTGGGCAAAGGAAAGGAGATTTCCCGTCTTATCTTTTCGCCGGATGGACAGTATTTTGCCGTATCCGGTCGTCACCGGTGTGCTGTTTATGCCTGGCGAAGGAACCTCAGCATGCCTATCGTATGGTTCACTCTTAGTGAAACCCCCGAGACAGCGTCAGTGGCGGGGTTGCCAATATCGTTTTCTCCTAACAGCAGCCTACTCGCATACAAGTCTGACTATCAAGTGACATCCGTGATGCATGTAGAAACCGGTGAAAACATCGCGGAATTTCCCAATGCATATACTGAACGCTTGGGCTACTACCAACTCGCCTTTTCGCCTTGTGGACAGTATCTTGCCGCCTGCAATAGAAAAGGTACTGTCCATGTCTGGAATGTTCACACTGGCACCCTGGAAATGGAACCAACGGTGTGTGGTAGCATCCAGGTGCTACCTAGCTATACATCGGATGGTACCTTACGGGTTGCTGGTCTCTATGAGAACGAAGTTGTGATCTGGGATGCAGCGCAGGAAAAAAAAGTGGACACCTTTGAATATCGGGCACGGTTCAGAAACCCAGCCTGTTTTTCAGCCGATGGCACGCAATTCGCGATCGCCAGCGAACGCGGTGAAGTTCATGTGTGGACGGAGGG from Candidatus Poribacteria bacterium harbors:
- a CDS encoding TonB-dependent receptor; this translates as MKTLKTSKKDKEGFAQPRGETPRKGFTANISICLDDAFHQSTRHRNNDSGEERRRILDYLEIDRQISRHAVWDAIVKVFVRAENSSPAPRGFDIFHKPHQRTNRCQNIYTPPYQTLIDFFLSVCFNIVRNQMLDTAFSATISLFYKKPSTPCLEENMNFNKHFYALAFLMILSIPLPTVAEEETGEVIRMEEVVVTARKREQRSFEVPLSVSTLQGERFDTLRSSGMDVRFLSNRTPSFQMESSFGRIFPRFYIRGLGNTDFDLNASQPVSVLYDGVVLENALLKGFPAFDLDRIEVLRGPQGTLFGRNTPAGTVKFESARPTQTLEGYGRLGYGRFNTSNFEGAISGPLVPSVLSARLSLLAQWRDDWVNNGHAGAESALGGHRDLAGRIQLLWTPMPELEARLKFHARDLDGTARLFRANILSPGEGGLVKDFARDRIAHDGRNEQTLRTQGFAAEVRYDIGDFQLISLTGLERLTNFSRGDIDGGYGAVFSPPSGPGEIPFPSETASGIPSLSQLSQEVRLMSPAARRLTYQFGLYYFREFVEMEDLNYNTLAGGALDGVARQEQEATAQAAFAALTFQMLEDLELGAGLRLSHDVKDYTAWREAAPAVTGAGPLAPIHRNPEDTVWSGDLSLRYSVSPNVQTYLRAARGFRAPSIQGRLLFGDTVTVADTETILSFEGGTKLRLWEQRLHLNMAAFHYFMQDQQLTAVGGETNFNRLVNAERTIGRGVEVELAFLPITALEVSAGLSYNQTRIDDPNLAIQGCGAPCTVLDPRGTAEGTFSIDGNGLPQAPGWIADVTLRYMLELPAGVRLIASTDWAYRSRVRFFLYDSVEYADDWLLEGGVRLACLLPHADVEVAIIGRNILNDTSPTGGIDFNNLTGYVNEPRFWSLEAVRRF
- a CDS encoding sigma-54 factor interaction domain-containing protein, which translates into the protein MALQTEFETNHSFGEIIGKSEKMQQVFAEIRVAATGDISVLIQGETGTGKELVAKSIHDNSPRKARPFVGINCAAIPADLIESELFGHEHGAFTGTIEQRIGYFEQANPGTLFLDEIGDMPHTLQKKLLRVLEEREFQRLGYWLLRIRI
- a CDS encoding sugar phosphate isomerase/epimerase; translation: MKIAICNEMFENWKIEDVFTYAAELGYEAVEIAPFTLADSVLDISDAERTRIRKAAESAKIEIAGLHWLLVSPPGLYVNHPEAEIREETRDYFLALINLCADLGGKVMVIGSPQQRNVMEPLSFEEAWEYARATFSESAALAGERDVMLCMEPLSSDQTNFITNPDKAAEMVNAVNHPNFQMILDVCSTAKEGLDMPTQIRNHAKHVAHFHSNDDNGYLPGSGNVDYPPIIEALKEIDYSGYVSTEVFDFNPDPQTIAKRSIEFVKSLL